AATCATGGAAGGCAAGAAGCGGACACCAGAATGAAGGCAAGGGAGTGCATGATAGAGACATGGAAATAAGGTTTTAAGAGACAACAGTCTCTGAGTGAGCCAGGATGCCAAGAAGACCAGGGATGGGAAGAATACATTATCCACTgcaggaggaagagtgaaaaAGTCTGCATTATACAGCATTACTAAAGTTGCTGAGTTGCTGCTGCTAATGAGTTTTCCAGATTTTATTCCTGAACCTTCCAGAGCAGTCTTGTTAAAAGACCCAGATAGATGTAAGTTTGGAAGTCATCCTTTAAAGCTGACTCACCCTTTCAGACTGAGACCAAGAGCCACATTCCTGATATGAGGACATATTCCCCTGGTCTGTACCCaaggaaagagacagggaaaCAAGCTAGTGGCTCAACAGCTGAACCACTGGGCCCATGCCATACATAAGGAAAAGACCAAAAGAGAGGTTAACATCATTCCTGTTTACAATAAGCGTACAGATTGAGAATACTTAAGGCAGACCAGAAAACTGGGTGTCACTTCAGAAGCCTGGTGTAGAACCCCTACTTCATAGGGAAAAAGCAGCATGCAAAGCTGAATCCTACTACTCCCACATAACAGGCTGTCAATGATAACAAGTATATGGGCACTTCAGAGGCTTTATAAATCTCAAGGCGTGTTTGCCTGATGCCAGAAAATAACTCACAAACTGAACACTTcaaggctttatttgtacaatctTTACAGGGCAAATTTGGGGCTGTACCATTGAGTAAAAACCTTTTCTCTCAGGCCTGttgctaaaatataaataaatacaaatcagACTTACTGGTGACCAGACAATCCTTCTGCTCCTATCTTGTTTATAACAATCTCCACAGCACTGAAGCCTTCAGTGGTACTGCACCACTCTGGAAAAGATGCCCTCAGGCTCCTTTCCATCCCCCAAAGCTGCAGCAAATCCTTCTTGCTGCCTCCTCTTAGCCAAAGCTGCCAAAGATTTAAAAGTCTTTGGTTCATAGATGGCCAGGTCCACAAGTACCTTCCTGTTGAGCTCCACCTGGCACTGGGAAGACAAAGAACCACAACCTGTAGTAAGCATCAGAAACCACTTGAGAAAGCtaggtgtggtgcacacctttaattccagcactgtggagtcagaggcaggcagatctctgtacattccaggccagccaaagaccctatcaaaaaacaaacaacagaaattacTTCAGTAGAATTCAAGAGATCCCATGTGGAAACAGGAGGATGTAGCCACAAGACCACTAGTCAGTCTAGAGTAGCCAGCACCACTCTATTGATATGGAACAGTTGGGAACTGTGAGATAGGCATAGCAGGAACATCTTGCCTGGAAAACATAGCAAGACACTATAGGATAAATGTGGGTGGGGACAAGAAGGAACCTTTAGAGGCCCAAACATGGAAGAGACAGCTGAGGCCAGGACCCATGGTTAAGATCAGTGGTCACTTGGGCACTAAGACTTCTGACCTGGGCTAATCCTTTACTGCAATTCAGAGACACACAAACTCATTTAGACCACAGGGCTGGCAGAAGCAGTTGAGTTCAAGGTGAGGCTCTACCTCAAAGAGAGAGGCTATAGGGCTGGGAATGTAACTGAATTACATTCAGGAGTAAGAGCACTTActccttttccagaggacctagatttaattcccagtaccTGCAGGGCAGTTTATAAGCAACTATAActcagggatccaatgccctcttctggcattaaAGGACACCAGGCACAgatgtagtacacagacacacatgcaggcaaaataacttctgtacataaaattaaaaaaattaaaaaccttctTCCTTTCATACAGAAACATCCAAATTGGCaactgttgcaggatatttgatcacactgtgtgaagatatgtctctgtccttccttgcttgcctaaggcaccttttgattgttttaataaagagctgaatggccaatagctaggcaggagagaaaaggCAGGACTTCTAGGCGAAGGTAGGAACTCTAGGAAGAGACATGGAGGAAATAGGACATACTGTATGGAGGAGAGGTAGTAagtcatgtggcagaatgtagattaatatacacaggttaatttaagttttaatagctagttgggaataagcctaagctttcataataaagtctcaccaggtgatggtggtacatgcctttagtcccagcattctggaggcatagtcaggtggatttctgtgagttcaaggcgagactgttctacagagtgaattccaggacagccaggactgttacacagagaaaccctgtctcacaaaaacaaacaaataacaaaaaaaaaagtctctgtgtcattattcgGGAACTGGTGGGCCAAAGAAAGACTTCTTACATTTGATACCTCACACTGGGTACCAAAATGTTGTTTTTCTACCAGCACAATGGCACAACAGCTACACCTGAATCTACTGCTGTTTCAGCCAGTAACTGTGGCTCTACAGTTTCTGACCTGTTTTTTTCAGGCAGTGGCCTGGTGGGATTTTTATGTCCTGatgaattctcctgcctctgttgcCACCAAAAgtagtttttaattaaatctctatcattctatttatcaaTAAGATTCAtgagtcagaggctggggtgaaaacctatTAGCTCAGAGAGATTGAGAAGCAACTAGCTGACCTTCCCGAATCTCAGAAATAGAGCATCCTTCCAttccaccaaaacaaaaacaaaaaaacaaaaacaaacaaacaaaacccaccacactcaaagtccctccctgctacttcctgtgtctctatgATTTTCCAGACTCCCTCTGACTCTATGATTTCTTTCTGCCAACCAGTCACTGGCTCTGCCTGCTGACCTAAGGTTGGTTTTATTCAATTAACACAGTGTGATTGACTATCTTGACAGGCAACTGTATGATATGCTCTATTTACAAGGAAAGGGGAAAGCAGATAGGTTTCCAGAACTTCATATAGACAACAGAAAGTAGTTAGGGTATATCCCTAGCAACACTCATGTCTACCCATGGACTATTACCAGGCTGGCTTACACCTGATGCCATGATTCCTTTACATGCTCAACACCTCGATAAGGCCCTCAACTTACCTTAATTAAGTTGGCAATGAATGCTGGGTACTGTAAGCCATGTTCCTGGGAGGCTGCTGTAATTCGATTAATCCAGAGCTAGAATTAAAATAGATGTTTgatattgatttctttctttttttgaaacagggtttcactgtgtagctctgtctatcctgaaactcactatgaatACCAGGCTGctcccaaactcacagaaatctgcctgtctctgcttcccaagtgctgaaattaaaggtctGTACCACTACAGCCTGCTTTAAGAAAGTTTgatatagccgggcattggtggcacacgcctttaatcccagcactcgggaggcagaggcaggaggatctctgtgagttcgaggccagcctggtctacaagagctaattccaggatagtctccaaagctaccacagagaaaccctgtctcaaggaaacagGCTTTTAGGATAAACAGCAGCAAAGGCTGATATATTTCATACAGACAAGCCCCACTGAATTACAAGCAGCCAACACTCCATAgaaaaagcaggaggatcaggagttagagccagcctaggttacatatcgagacaatgtctcaaaaaagcaatGCACATAGATAGTCATGGTGGTATaagcctttatcccagcactcagaaggcaataCCTGACAATACCTGACAAATCTCTGGGAGttaagagaccagcctggtctacatagcaagttccaggacagccagagctacacagtgagaccctgtctcaacaaacaaaacaaaacaaaatgttacatACACACTCACGCAAGcactcactcatgcacacacagagggggTGGTATAGGTGatataaacctttaatcccagcattcaggaggcagaggtgcaggctttgagttcaaagccagcatggactGCAGACCaagatccaggacaaccagggttacatatAAAAACCCTGTCTTTGAGGAGAGCAGGAGAGTAAAgcaaaattttcctttaaaaatgacaAGCAAGCTAAGGTGGTACTGCATGCATACAtttcagtacttaggaggcaaagccaggaggaacaactcaagtttgaggccagcctgatctatacagtgagtttcaagGCAGGCAGGGCTGGATGGCCAGACTCtgtatccaaaacaaaacaaacagggaaGTTAGTGCTCTGTGATACACAACTTCCCTGGAGCTTGCAGGTCAGGCGCCAATTAGAGAcctcctctaaaaaaaaaaaccaggcgGATGGATGGCTTCTGAAGACACTTGTGGTTGACTTCTATGCTCCACACAGTGCACACAATTgtctagggatatagctcagaaATTCAGAGGTCACAGAGATGGCTGACAGTGACATGCAATCCTGAAGACCAGAGCTCAAACCCTGGAACTCGAGTAAAAAAGTCAGGTGTAgtagcatacacctataatcctagcactcctatGGTTAAGCCAAGAATTCATAGCCCTACCAGCGGAGTACAGGGTATAGCAGAAACAGCAAGGCAGATCATgcctcaacaaggtggaaggcaagaactgactcctgacaATTATCCTCTGccatgtctgtgtatatgcatgagtATATGCAAAGAAACCAagcctagcatgctcaaggccctgggttcattcaATCCCAAGTACTGCCTTCCTCGACCtcaaaaaagacaagcaaggaaGTCACCCACTGCAAATAAAGATTGAGATTCTGTGGCAGACACAGAAACATAGCTCAGGGAGAGAGGATCCTTGATGGATCTGGCTGGCTGGAATAGTAGGGTCTGTGccaggcagaggcaaacaccGTAACACCTATCTGGAAAGACACAAGAATCTAGAAGTATGAATCAAAGAGCCACTGGTCAACAAATGGTAGATTTCCTCAGTATTATCAGGTGTGTGCCTCTCTGTTCTTACACATCAGGTGTCAGTGGGTTGGTTTCTTTTGCAGGGTGAGGCAGCTTAAAGGGCCATGTGTTGCGTGGCCACGTCATGGCTATGTCATGGCTATGTCACTCATTATGGAGAAGGGGCGACTTTAGAGACTCAGTGCGAATGCTCAAGTAAGCTCCCCCTTTTAAACCTGTAGCAttattctcctttctccctttccagtGGTCAACCACTaactctctctctgccctcctctgttcttccatctctctctcgccctataataaactggttaatgagCTCTCTATAGTTCATGTTCCATATCCATCTctctcaaatttctaatttaagcaaaagaataacaagagTGATcgtttaagcatttttttttacaacataGTTCCAAAACTTCTCAAGTTTGAACTTCatcagaatccctggaagcttgtTAACACAAATTGTTGGGCCCTTCTTCTCGAGTCTGATTCAGCAGATTCAAAGTAGGACCTTGAAAGGGTGCTTTTCTAACAAATCCCAGGACTGCCCCAGGCCCTAAGACCATCGACTATGGCAGCAAATACTCACTCTTCATATTATAACTGAGCACTCCCCACATGTTCACAACACTGCAGCACACTTGGGCTTGAACAAATAAATACCAAGGGCAACACCACCCTACCCCAAAGACTGGTACAGCTGAGAACAGAACAGGAACCCAAATCAACACTGTCCAGACTGTGAACACAGTCATCATGATATATCCACATTCCGGTTATATATATAAACGTGTACGTGggtacccatggagaccagaaggtgtcagatccccggTGGTTATAAGTATGGGCAATTGTGAGTTGCCTGAGATGAGTGTTGAGAACAGAAATCAGATGATACAGTTCaacaagtcctcttaactgcagccatgtctccagcctttaGGAAGCACTTTCTGACTCTCGAGGTCAAAAATGACCTTTCATATGGCCCTGTTGACTTAGCTCATGGGTACTTATAAGAGCTACAACCCAGACCCCAAGTACAGCtctcaaatgaaaaaaagaaacacctgTGAAGAGACTCTAGCAAGTCTGAGCATGACAAACATGGCTTTGGCAGGCCTTTCCCGTCCACTATTCCATCTTCCTTGCTGAAAacagattacattcctaaagcgagcccttatttggccacttcctccacctgaggctgactaccaaggtccaggtATCCAAGTATAGAAGTCCAGCAACAGTCACCTGTGGCTACCCTAATTAACCTGTCCAATTAAAATCAAACACCTTTCTCTAACATGAGGCTTCaacttttacctttataaaacaTCATTTGCATAGGGGCCAAGCCTGTTTCCTCTCTATCCAGTTCTTTGTCCCTACAAGATAAGTatccctccctgctctcccatagccatttccctttctccctgtcctctagcttctccctccctccctccctccctccctcccttcctctctctctctctctctctctctctctctctctctctctctctcgttttgtttttcgagacagggtttctctgtgtagctttggagcctatcctgacactcgctctggagaccaggctagcctcaaattcacagagatccacctgcctctgactcccaagtgctgggattaaaggtgtgcgcaacCAACGCCGgctctcttctgtctcttattCCATGACTTTTTGTCCCTATGGGacaaataaatttcctttgtgctgagaacttggtttAGGCGTGTCTTGTACCAATACCGAGCCTTTCACCCTTGACACTGCTTCTGTCCAAGGAGGTGAGGGGAACTCCCAAGGG
This DNA window, taken from Cricetulus griseus strain 17A/GY chromosome 2, alternate assembly CriGri-PICRH-1.0, whole genome shotgun sequence, encodes the following:
- the Mrpl20 gene encoding 39S ribosomal protein L20, mitochondrial — its product is MVFLTTRLWLRNRITDRFWRVQEVLKHARHFKGRKNRCYRLAVRAVTRAFVKCTQARRLKKRNLRTLWINRITAASQEHGLQYPAFIANLIKCQVELNRKVLVDLAIYEPKTFKSLAALAKRRQQEGFAAALGDGKEPEGIFSRVVQYH